One stretch of Lacrimispora sphenoides DNA includes these proteins:
- a CDS encoding class II fructose-bisphosphate aldolase — translation MLITMKAILELAEVKNIAIGAFNITSLEGIQAVLEASEELNQPVILQFAPVHEAIIPMKVIGPIMLMMAERASVPVAVHLDHGDDLSILKKALDMGFTSVMYDGSALSFEENAANTRIAVEMAGTYGASVEAEIGAMGRQEFSSIGEGEEGEATEGCYTDPEQAERFVKTTGIDALACSFGTVHGLYITEPKLDFDRISQIKSRIGLPIVMHGGSGVSDQDFRKCINNGVRKINYYTYLAKVGGMHVKEKAMESEGYVYYHDVTLWGIEAMKKDVLHTIKVFSNLE, via the coding sequence ATGCTGATCACAATGAAGGCAATTTTAGAACTGGCGGAAGTAAAAAACATAGCAATAGGGGCATTTAACATTACTTCCCTGGAAGGGATCCAGGCGGTGCTTGAAGCCTCGGAAGAATTAAACCAGCCGGTAATCCTGCAATTTGCTCCGGTGCATGAGGCCATCATCCCCATGAAGGTCATAGGTCCTATTATGCTCATGATGGCAGAAAGAGCTTCTGTACCGGTAGCAGTGCATCTGGATCACGGCGATGATTTAAGCATACTGAAGAAGGCCCTGGATATGGGATTTACTTCAGTCATGTATGACGGTTCTGCCCTGTCCTTTGAGGAGAATGCAGCCAACACACGGATCGCAGTTGAGATGGCAGGGACATACGGGGCATCTGTGGAAGCGGAAATCGGCGCCATGGGAAGACAGGAATTCTCCAGTATAGGAGAGGGAGAAGAGGGAGAAGCCACGGAAGGCTGCTATACGGACCCGGAGCAGGCGGAGAGATTTGTAAAAACCACGGGAATCGATGCCCTGGCATGCTCCTTTGGAACGGTTCACGGACTTTACATTACGGAACCTAAGCTGGATTTTGACCGGATCAGTCAGATAAAAAGCAGGATCGGACTTCCCATTGTCATGCATGGAGGCTCCGGTGTCAGTGACCAGGACTTCCGTAAGTGCATTAATAACGGCGTCCGCAAGATCAATTATTATACATACTTAGCGAAGGTAGGCGGAATGCATGTAAAAGAAAAGGCCATGGAATCGGAAGGATATGTATATTATCATGATGTGACCTTATGGGGAATTGAAGCCATGAAGAAGGATGTGCTTCATACCATAAAAGTATTTTCCAATTTGGAATAA
- a CDS encoding D-lyxose/D-mannose family sugar isomerase: MKRSEINKALRDMEEMAKACGFALPPFCHFTPEEWKKAGHDYDEIRDNMLGWDITDFGMGDFDKVGFSLITLRNGNVNMEKYTKPYAEKLLYIKEGQFAAMHFHWTKMEDIINRGGGNVLIRVYESTADGEFADTDVTVHSDGREYKVAAGTQVKLCPGESITIYPGLYHDFELEPGTGPVLLGEVSMCNDDNGDNRFYLPAGRFPEIEEDEPPYRLLCNEYPAAD, translated from the coding sequence ATGAAACGTTCAGAAATTAACAAAGCATTAAGGGATATGGAAGAGATGGCTAAGGCATGCGGATTTGCCCTTCCCCCATTTTGCCATTTTACGCCGGAAGAGTGGAAGAAAGCAGGCCATGACTATGATGAGATCCGTGATAATATGCTGGGCTGGGATATTACGGATTTCGGAATGGGCGACTTTGATAAGGTGGGATTTTCTCTGATCACACTGCGAAACGGAAATGTGAACATGGAGAAGTATACAAAGCCATATGCGGAAAAGCTGCTTTATATTAAGGAAGGGCAATTCGCAGCTATGCATTTTCACTGGACGAAAATGGAGGACATTATCAACCGGGGCGGAGGAAATGTGCTCATCCGTGTCTATGAGTCCACAGCAGATGGGGAATTTGCAGATACAGATGTGACCGTTCACAGTGACGGGCGGGAATACAAGGTGGCTGCAGGGACCCAGGTAAAGCTGTGTCCGGGAGAAAGCATTACCATCTATCCGGGATTGTACCATGATTTTGAACTGGAGCCGGGAACCGGTCCTGTACTTTTGGGAGAGGTTTCCATGTGCAACGACGACAATGGGGATAACCGGTTTTACCTGCCTGCCGGGCGTTTCCCGGAAATTGAAGAGGATGAGCCTCCCTACCGTCTTCTTTGCAACGAATATCCGGCAGCGGATTAA